The following coding sequences are from one Capsicum annuum cultivar UCD-10X-F1 chromosome 3, UCD10Xv1.1, whole genome shotgun sequence window:
- the LOC107864985 gene encoding bidirectional sugar transporter SWEET14-like: MTNISHNHPLIYTFGILGNLVSFMVFIAPVPTFYRIFKKKSSEGFHSLPYVVALFSAMLWIYYAMVKTNVTLLITINSFGCIAETIYVAIYFTYATRKARMKTLGLVLLLNFGAFGFIVFLTQILCKGPKRAEVIGWICMAFSISVFVAPLSIMGRVIRTKSVEFMPFNLTLALVLNAVMWFLYGLLLKDVYITIENFQEKKPVVDESEPKTEKKILTDISEYDESSAHKSEDAEDREGKSEGKSKE, from the exons atgaCCAATATCTCCCATAATCATCCTTTGATCTACACCTTTGGCATTTTGG GTAACCTAGTCTCCTTCATGGTGTTTATTGCCCCTGT ACCAACATTTTATAGGATCTTTAAGAAGAAATCATCAGAAGGGTTCCATTCATTACCATATGTTGTTGCTTTATTTAGTGCAATGCTTTGGATTTACTATGCAATGGTTAAAACCAATGTTACCCTTCTCATCACCATCAACTCTTTTGGATGCATTGCTGAGACTATTTACGTTgctatttattttacttatgccACAAGAAAAGCAAgg ATGAAAACTCTAGGACTTGTCCTACTGTTGAATTTTGGTGCATTTGGATTTATTGTTTTCCTCACTCAAATTTTATGCAAAGGACCAAAACGAGCTGAAGTTATTGGATGGATTTGCATGGCCTTTTCTATCAGTGTATTTGTTGCACCTCTAAGCATTATG GGACGTGTAATAAGGACCAAAAGTGTGGAATTCATGCCATTTAACTTGACATTAGCACTTGTACTTAATGCTGTAATGTGGTTTTTGTATGGTTTACTTTTGAAGGACGTCTATATCACg ATAGAAAACTTTCAAGAGAAAAAACCCGTAGTCGATGAATCGGAGCCGAAAAccgaaaaaaaaattcttaccgaTATTTCAGAATATGACGAAAGTAGTGCACATAAAAGTGAGGATGCTGAGGATCGTGAAGGTAAAAGCGAGGGAAAAAGCAAAGAATAA